A section of the Lineus longissimus chromosome 1, tnLinLong1.2, whole genome shotgun sequence genome encodes:
- the LOC135490740 gene encoding heterogeneous nuclear ribonucleoprotein H3-like isoform X1, with product MVVAALLRLSLRNIWKSPVQLASSRFFFSCQQKLLLPALFTRFCSTNNEMSDMKEEGMDSDSPTIVRLRGLPWNASKADIIEFFPDCEIEGGEDGIHLMTNREGRPSGEAYVNMSSPDDLTKAKEKHNKHMGKRYIEVFPATTHEMDWVMKRSGAPACNDGDAVVRLRGLPFEATKEEVAHFFSGLEIKPKGITFVKKLDDRRDGGKFDQKGRHSGSAFVQFKSPEIAEQALKKDRAYMGPRYVEVFKSSEEELAQVTQQQRMQGMRPFPNRPGPYDRMDMRMGGGMMGRPGRGGRMGMKPYRDFSDNGYYDDEYDYDGYGMGDGSYGMGSRRGGGGGGGYSGGMMNRSSGYGNQSRMGMGMGMGRSGSGSGGGGSVNRGSPGWQYQSCTGHHVHMRGLPYTATEKDIHDFFSGVQPVHVEIHLKPNRQATGEADVEFSCHEDAKMAFTRDRQMMSDRYIELFLHSQPGCDFSGGNMDSDMMGSGGGGGYGNNSMGSGGSGSGYGNSGNYFGSGMSGGSGMGGMGSMSSSRLGFGSGGSSMNMGGNNYTPFS from the exons ATGGTTGTTGCTGCTCTGCTGCGGCTGTCCTTGAGGAACATCTGGAAATCGCCAGTTCAGCTTGCTTCTAGTAGATTCTTCTTCTCTTGCCAGCAGAAATTGCTGTTGCCAGCTCTTTTTACGAGGT TTTGCAGCACCAATAACGAGATGTCTGACATGAAAGAAGAAGGAATGGACTCTGATAGCCCAACCATCGTCAGGCTCAGAGGGTTACCGTGGAACGCTTCAAAAGCTGACATCATTGAATTTTTCCCAG ACTGTGAGATTGAGGGAGGTGAAGACGGTATCCATTTGATGACTAATCGTGAGGGTCGACCTAGTGGTGAGGCTTACGTTAACATGTCATCACCTGATGATTTGACGAAGGCCAAAGAAAAACACAACAAACACATGGGAAAAAGATATATTGAAG TATTCCCCGCCACTACACATGAGATGGATTGGGTAATGAAGCGCTCTGGTGCTCCTGCCTGTAACGATGGCGATGCTGTTGTCAGGTTACGAGGGTTGCCATTTGAAGCCACCAAGGAGGAAGTTGCTCACTTCTTCTCGG GGTTGGAGATCAAACCTAAAGGGATAACTTTCGTAAAAAAGTTAGATGATCGGCGGGACGGAGGGAAGTTTGACCAAAAGGGGCGTCACAGTGGGTCGGCCTTTGTACAGTTTAAATCACCTGAAATCGCAGAACAGGCATTGAAGAAGGACAGGGCTTATATGGGGCCAAG GTACGTTGAGGTATTCAAGAGCTCTGAGGAAGAGTTGGCACAGGTGACTCAGCAGCAGAGAATGCAGGGCATGAGACCTTTCCCTAATCGACCTGGTCCTTATGATCGTATGGATATGAGAATGGGCGGTGGCATGATGGGGAGACCTGGAAGAGGAGGGCGAATGGGAATGAAGCCCTATAGAGACTTCTCTGACAATG gTTACTATGACGACGAATATGACTATGATGGGTATGGAATGGGCGATGGCAGCTATGGTATGGGATCCCGCCGTGGTGGTGGCGGAGGCGGTGGATACAGTGGTGGCATGATGAACCGTAGTAGTGGATATGGTAACCAAAGTCGTATGGGAATGGGAATGGGTATGGGCCGTTCAGGCAGTggaagtggtggtggtggatCAGTCAACCGTGGTTCACCAGGATGGCAGTACCAGAGCTGTACAGGTCACCATGTACACATGAGAGGTCTACCATACACAGCAACTGAAAAGGATATTCATGAT TTTTTCAGCGGTGTTCAACCAGTGCATGTTGAGATTCACTTGAAGCCCAACCGACAAGCCACAGGAGAAGCTGATGTCGAGTTCAGTTGTCATGAAGATGCCAAGATGGCTTTCACACGAGACAGACAAATGATGA GTGATCGTTACATTGAGCTTTTCCTGCATTCACAACCGGGCTGCGACTTCAGTGGTGGTAACATGGACAGTGACATGATGGGCAGTGGAGGTGGCGGTGGATACGGCAACAACAGTATGGGAAGTGGTGGCAGTGGCAGTGGCTATGGAAACTCTG GCAATTACTTCGGTAGTGGCATGTCAGGAGGCAGTGGTATGGGGGGCATGGGCAGTATGAGCAGCAGCAGATTGGGATTTGGAAGTGGAGGTAGCAGCATGAACATGGGAGGAAACAACTATACGCCGTTCTCGTAG
- the LOC135490740 gene encoding heterogeneous nuclear ribonucleoprotein H3-like isoform X2 produces MSDMKEEGMDSDSPTIVRLRGLPWNASKADIIEFFPDCEIEGGEDGIHLMTNREGRPSGEAYVNMSSPDDLTKAKEKHNKHMGKRYIEVFPATTHEMDWVMKRSGAPACNDGDAVVRLRGLPFEATKEEVAHFFSGLEIKPKGITFVKKLDDRRDGGKFDQKGRHSGSAFVQFKSPEIAEQALKKDRAYMGPRYVEVFKSSEEELAQVTQQQRMQGMRPFPNRPGPYDRMDMRMGGGMMGRPGRGGRMGMKPYRDFSDNGYYDDEYDYDGYGMGDGSYGMGSRRGGGGGGGYSGGMMNRSSGYGNQSRMGMGMGMGRSGSGSGGGGSVNRGSPGWQYQSCTGHHVHMRGLPYTATEKDIHDFFSGVQPVHVEIHLKPNRQATGEADVEFSCHEDAKMAFTRDRQMMSDRYIELFLHSQPGCDFSGGNMDSDMMGSGGGGGYGNNSMGSGGSGSGYGNSGNYFGSGMSGGSGMGGMGSMSSSRLGFGSGGSSMNMGGNNYTPFS; encoded by the exons ATGTCTGACATGAAAGAAGAAGGAATGGACTCTGATAGCCCAACCATCGTCAGGCTCAGAGGGTTACCGTGGAACGCTTCAAAAGCTGACATCATTGAATTTTTCCCAG ACTGTGAGATTGAGGGAGGTGAAGACGGTATCCATTTGATGACTAATCGTGAGGGTCGACCTAGTGGTGAGGCTTACGTTAACATGTCATCACCTGATGATTTGACGAAGGCCAAAGAAAAACACAACAAACACATGGGAAAAAGATATATTGAAG TATTCCCCGCCACTACACATGAGATGGATTGGGTAATGAAGCGCTCTGGTGCTCCTGCCTGTAACGATGGCGATGCTGTTGTCAGGTTACGAGGGTTGCCATTTGAAGCCACCAAGGAGGAAGTTGCTCACTTCTTCTCGG GGTTGGAGATCAAACCTAAAGGGATAACTTTCGTAAAAAAGTTAGATGATCGGCGGGACGGAGGGAAGTTTGACCAAAAGGGGCGTCACAGTGGGTCGGCCTTTGTACAGTTTAAATCACCTGAAATCGCAGAACAGGCATTGAAGAAGGACAGGGCTTATATGGGGCCAAG GTACGTTGAGGTATTCAAGAGCTCTGAGGAAGAGTTGGCACAGGTGACTCAGCAGCAGAGAATGCAGGGCATGAGACCTTTCCCTAATCGACCTGGTCCTTATGATCGTATGGATATGAGAATGGGCGGTGGCATGATGGGGAGACCTGGAAGAGGAGGGCGAATGGGAATGAAGCCCTATAGAGACTTCTCTGACAATG gTTACTATGACGACGAATATGACTATGATGGGTATGGAATGGGCGATGGCAGCTATGGTATGGGATCCCGCCGTGGTGGTGGCGGAGGCGGTGGATACAGTGGTGGCATGATGAACCGTAGTAGTGGATATGGTAACCAAAGTCGTATGGGAATGGGAATGGGTATGGGCCGTTCAGGCAGTggaagtggtggtggtggatCAGTCAACCGTGGTTCACCAGGATGGCAGTACCAGAGCTGTACAGGTCACCATGTACACATGAGAGGTCTACCATACACAGCAACTGAAAAGGATATTCATGAT TTTTTCAGCGGTGTTCAACCAGTGCATGTTGAGATTCACTTGAAGCCCAACCGACAAGCCACAGGAGAAGCTGATGTCGAGTTCAGTTGTCATGAAGATGCCAAGATGGCTTTCACACGAGACAGACAAATGATGA GTGATCGTTACATTGAGCTTTTCCTGCATTCACAACCGGGCTGCGACTTCAGTGGTGGTAACATGGACAGTGACATGATGGGCAGTGGAGGTGGCGGTGGATACGGCAACAACAGTATGGGAAGTGGTGGCAGTGGCAGTGGCTATGGAAACTCTG GCAATTACTTCGGTAGTGGCATGTCAGGAGGCAGTGGTATGGGGGGCATGGGCAGTATGAGCAGCAGCAGATTGGGATTTGGAAGTGGAGGTAGCAGCATGAACATGGGAGGAAACAACTATACGCCGTTCTCGTAG
- the LOC135494755 gene encoding proliferating cell nuclear antigen-like: MFEAKLENGSMWRKIVEAVNKDIIENAIFDCSSNGIKLQGMDSSHICLVHLELHKEGFADNSYRCDRNIALGVKVENLLKLLKCAGANDAITFRADENGGDTLMLIFESPSPNDDDKSVITKISKYEMKLIDLDQEHLGIPDQDYSCTVKMPSGEFGRICRDLSQIGDTVIVTCAKDGITFSCSGDLGTGQVTLQQTANMDVKEKDAVEIVMKEAVNLNFSLRFLTMFSKAAPLSSRVKLNLAPAIPLVAEYEIEDIEHLGKIRYYLAPKLDDEES, translated from the exons ATGTTTGAGGCAAAATTAGAGAATGGAAGTATGTGGAGGAAAATTGTTGAGGCAGTCAACAAAGACATTATAGAAAATGCCATATTTGACTGTAGTTCCAATGGAATCAAACTCCAGGGTATGGATAGTTCGCATATCTGCTTAGTGCACCTTGAACTCCACAAAGAGGGTTTTGCAGACAACAGCTACAGATGTGATAGAAATATTGCCCTCGGCGTAAAAGTTGAGAA TTTATTAAAACTTCTGAAATGTGCCGGAGCAAACGACGCCATCACATTCAGAGCAGACGAAAATGGTGGCGACACGTTGATGTTGATATTCGAATCTCCTTCACCAAATGACG atgaCAAGTCAGTTATTACCAAAATTTCCAAGTATGAGATGAAATTGATCGATTTGGATCAGGAACATTTAGGGATTCCA GATCAAGACTACAGCTGTACGGTGAAAATGCCATCAGGCGAGTTTGGACGAATCTGCAGAGATCTGTCACAAATTGGGGACACCGTCATCGTCACATGTGCCAAGGATGGAATCACATTTTCGTGCAGTGGAGACCTTGGAACAG GACAAGTCACCCTCCAGCAGACGGCCAATATGGATGTAAAGGAGAAAGACGCAGTTGAAATTGTCATGAAGGAGGCCGTCAACCTCAACTTCTCCCTGCGCTTCCTCACCATGTTTTCCAAGGCTGCTCCACTCTCATCTCGCGTGAAGCTCAATTTGGCCCCAGCTATTCCTTTGG TTGCTGAATACGAAATCGAGGATATCGAACACCTTGGCAAGATCCGATACTACCTGGCGCCCAAATTGGATGATGAAGAATCTTAA
- the LOC135490727 gene encoding calcium uptake protein 1, mitochondrial-like isoform X2: MALVRAAIRGLINKVPPSGPLRVMSLRTGQPSVMRPLLQISGTQLYVNKEVIDKQQRRWRNRYAGFGHRTRPASRNAIYYLCFLSGGLVITYLTNIPQWLGKKLEPKISKVDAATPPEAVESEEGTGAEEEKKKKRKRPGFRDRRIIEYENRIRSYSTPDKIFRYFATLQTKIGGEWEVFMTPEDFVRSITPSLKQPEGLGLDQFKKFDPKDELDDWKEKLRCKNAAEDSIFNKLGQSGLISFSDYIFLLTILSTPQRQFQIAFRMFDFNGDGEVDHEEFEKVQMIIRSQTSVGLRHRDHSTTGSVVKGFNSALTTYFFGTDSSGKLTIDKFLEFQAQLQKDVLKLEFDRFEPEDGKIKETELAEALITYSGFTDVKRTKMLKRVKRKFKEDPKGLDFEEYLNFFRFLKHINDVDTALTFYHVAGASIDQATLKHVAKTVAHITLSDHVVDVVFTLFDENEDGELSNKEFVSVMKHRLMRGLEKPKDTGLWKLVGAMWKCAKSQTPTFSES; the protein is encoded by the exons ATGGCTTTAGTGCGAGCTGCCATCCGGGGTCTGATAAATAAAGTCCCTCCATCAGGCCCACTGAGAGTTATGAGTCTTCGTACTGGCCAGCCATCAGTGATGCGGCCATTGTTGCAGATCTCTGGGACACAGCTTTACGTCAATAAAGAGGTCATAGATAAACAGCAAAGAAGGTGGAGAAATCGTTATGCAGGATTTGGTCATCGAACAAGACCAGCTTCAAGGAATGCGATTTATTATTTATGTTTTCTAAGTGGTGGGCTTGTTATAACCTATCTCACCAACAT CCCACAGTGGCTGGGGAAAAAACTGGAACCCAAAATCAGTAAAGTTGATGCAGCAACTCCTCCTGAGGCCGTGGAAAGTGAGGAAGGAACTGGAGCtgaggaagaaaagaaaaagaagcggAAACGCCCTGGATTCAGAGACAGACGG ATTATTGAATACGAAAACCGCATCAGATCTTACTCAACCCCTGACAAAATATTCCGGTATTTTGCTACACTCCAAACCAAGATTGGAGGAGAGTGGGAGGTGTTCATGACACCTGAAGATTTTGTACGTTCAATCACTCCCAGTTTGAAACAACCTGAAG GTCTTGGTCTCGATCAATTCAAGAAGTTTGACCCAAAG GATGAACTTGATGATTGG AAGGAGAAGCTGAGGTGtaagaatgctgcagaagaCAGCATCTTCAACAAATTAGGACAGAGTGGACTGATTTCCTTTTCTGATTACATATTTCTCTTAACGATCCTGTCAA CTCCACAGCGGCAGTTTCAGATTGCATTCCGTATGTTCGACTTCAACGGAGATGGCGAGGTAGATCATGAGGAATTTGAGAAGGTGCAAATGATAATTCGATCACAGACCAGTGTGGGTCTACGCCACAGAGACCACTCTACGACAGGAAGTGTTGTGAAAGGTTTCAACTCAGCTCTCACCACCTACTTCTTTGGCACTGATTCGTCAGGAAAACTGACGATTGATAAGTTCCTCGAGTTTCAGGCACAGCTGCAGAAGGATGTCTTGAAGTTAGAG TTTGATCGCTTCGAGCCTGAGGATGGCAAAATCAAAGAGACTGAGTTGGCCGAGGCACTGATCACGTATTCTGGTTTCACTGATGTCAAGAGGACCAAGATGTTGAAGAGAGTCAAGAGAAAGTTTAAGGAAGATCCAAAG GGACTTGACTTTGAGGAGTATCTGAACTTCTTCCGCTTCTTGAAGCACATCAATGATGTGGACACGGCCCTTACTTTCTATCACGTGGCTGGAGCTTCTATCGACCAGG CCACACTAAAACATGTAGCGAAGACCGTGGCTCACATCACGTTGAGTGaccatgttgttgatgttgtcttCACTCTCTTTGATGAAAATG AGGACGGTGAGCTGAGTAACAAGGAGTTTGTTTCGGTGATGAAGCACAGATTGATGCGAGGCCTGGAGAAACCAAAGGACACTGGTTTGTGGAAGCTTGTCGGTGCAATGTGGAAGTGTGCAAAATCTCAGACTCCAACATTTTCGGAATCGTAG
- the LOC135490727 gene encoding calcium uptake protein 1, mitochondrial-like isoform X1: MALVRAAIRGLINKVPPSGPLRVMSLRTGQPSVMRPLLQISGTQLYVNKEVIDKQQRRWRNRYAGFGHRTRPASRNAIYYLCFLSGGLVITYLTNIPQWLGKKLEPKISKVDAATPPEAVESEEGTGAEEEKKKKRKRPGFRDRRIIEYENRIRSYSTPDKIFRYFATLQTKIGGEWEVFMTPEDFVRSITPSLKQPEGLGLDQFKKFDPKDIMTQDELDDWKEKLRCKNAAEDSIFNKLGQSGLISFSDYIFLLTILSTPQRQFQIAFRMFDFNGDGEVDHEEFEKVQMIIRSQTSVGLRHRDHSTTGSVVKGFNSALTTYFFGTDSSGKLTIDKFLEFQAQLQKDVLKLEFDRFEPEDGKIKETELAEALITYSGFTDVKRTKMLKRVKRKFKEDPKGLDFEEYLNFFRFLKHINDVDTALTFYHVAGASIDQATLKHVAKTVAHITLSDHVVDVVFTLFDENEDGELSNKEFVSVMKHRLMRGLEKPKDTGLWKLVGAMWKCAKSQTPTFSES; the protein is encoded by the exons ATGGCTTTAGTGCGAGCTGCCATCCGGGGTCTGATAAATAAAGTCCCTCCATCAGGCCCACTGAGAGTTATGAGTCTTCGTACTGGCCAGCCATCAGTGATGCGGCCATTGTTGCAGATCTCTGGGACACAGCTTTACGTCAATAAAGAGGTCATAGATAAACAGCAAAGAAGGTGGAGAAATCGTTATGCAGGATTTGGTCATCGAACAAGACCAGCTTCAAGGAATGCGATTTATTATTTATGTTTTCTAAGTGGTGGGCTTGTTATAACCTATCTCACCAACAT CCCACAGTGGCTGGGGAAAAAACTGGAACCCAAAATCAGTAAAGTTGATGCAGCAACTCCTCCTGAGGCCGTGGAAAGTGAGGAAGGAACTGGAGCtgaggaagaaaagaaaaagaagcggAAACGCCCTGGATTCAGAGACAGACGG ATTATTGAATACGAAAACCGCATCAGATCTTACTCAACCCCTGACAAAATATTCCGGTATTTTGCTACACTCCAAACCAAGATTGGAGGAGAGTGGGAGGTGTTCATGACACCTGAAGATTTTGTACGTTCAATCACTCCCAGTTTGAAACAACCTGAAG GTCTTGGTCTCGATCAATTCAAGAAGTTTGACCCAAAG GATATCATGACGCAG GATGAACTTGATGATTGG AAGGAGAAGCTGAGGTGtaagaatgctgcagaagaCAGCATCTTCAACAAATTAGGACAGAGTGGACTGATTTCCTTTTCTGATTACATATTTCTCTTAACGATCCTGTCAA CTCCACAGCGGCAGTTTCAGATTGCATTCCGTATGTTCGACTTCAACGGAGATGGCGAGGTAGATCATGAGGAATTTGAGAAGGTGCAAATGATAATTCGATCACAGACCAGTGTGGGTCTACGCCACAGAGACCACTCTACGACAGGAAGTGTTGTGAAAGGTTTCAACTCAGCTCTCACCACCTACTTCTTTGGCACTGATTCGTCAGGAAAACTGACGATTGATAAGTTCCTCGAGTTTCAGGCACAGCTGCAGAAGGATGTCTTGAAGTTAGAG TTTGATCGCTTCGAGCCTGAGGATGGCAAAATCAAAGAGACTGAGTTGGCCGAGGCACTGATCACGTATTCTGGTTTCACTGATGTCAAGAGGACCAAGATGTTGAAGAGAGTCAAGAGAAAGTTTAAGGAAGATCCAAAG GGACTTGACTTTGAGGAGTATCTGAACTTCTTCCGCTTCTTGAAGCACATCAATGATGTGGACACGGCCCTTACTTTCTATCACGTGGCTGGAGCTTCTATCGACCAGG CCACACTAAAACATGTAGCGAAGACCGTGGCTCACATCACGTTGAGTGaccatgttgttgatgttgtcttCACTCTCTTTGATGAAAATG AGGACGGTGAGCTGAGTAACAAGGAGTTTGTTTCGGTGATGAAGCACAGATTGATGCGAGGCCTGGAGAAACCAAAGGACACTGGTTTGTGGAAGCTTGTCGGTGCAATGTGGAAGTGTGCAAAATCTCAGACTCCAACATTTTCGGAATCGTAG
- the LOC135490727 gene encoding calcium uptake protein 1, mitochondrial-like isoform X4 — protein MALVRAAIRGLINKVPPSGPLRVMSLRTGQPSVMRPLLQISGTQLYVNKEVIDKQQRRWRNRYAGFGHRTRPASRNAIYYLCFLSGGLVITYLTNIPQWLGKKLEPKISKVDAATPPEAVESEEGTGAEEEKKKKRKRPGFRDRRIIEYENRIRSYSTPDKIFRYFATLQTKIGGEWEVFMTPEDFVRSITPSLKQPEGLGLDQFKKFDPKKEKLRCKNAAEDSIFNKLGQSGLISFSDYIFLLTILSTPQRQFQIAFRMFDFNGDGEVDHEEFEKVQMIIRSQTSVGLRHRDHSTTGSVVKGFNSALTTYFFGTDSSGKLTIDKFLEFQAQLQKDVLKLEFDRFEPEDGKIKETELAEALITYSGFTDVKRTKMLKRVKRKFKEDPKGLDFEEYLNFFRFLKHINDVDTALTFYHVAGASIDQATLKHVAKTVAHITLSDHVVDVVFTLFDENEDGELSNKEFVSVMKHRLMRGLEKPKDTGLWKLVGAMWKCAKSQTPTFSES, from the exons ATGGCTTTAGTGCGAGCTGCCATCCGGGGTCTGATAAATAAAGTCCCTCCATCAGGCCCACTGAGAGTTATGAGTCTTCGTACTGGCCAGCCATCAGTGATGCGGCCATTGTTGCAGATCTCTGGGACACAGCTTTACGTCAATAAAGAGGTCATAGATAAACAGCAAAGAAGGTGGAGAAATCGTTATGCAGGATTTGGTCATCGAACAAGACCAGCTTCAAGGAATGCGATTTATTATTTATGTTTTCTAAGTGGTGGGCTTGTTATAACCTATCTCACCAACAT CCCACAGTGGCTGGGGAAAAAACTGGAACCCAAAATCAGTAAAGTTGATGCAGCAACTCCTCCTGAGGCCGTGGAAAGTGAGGAAGGAACTGGAGCtgaggaagaaaagaaaaagaagcggAAACGCCCTGGATTCAGAGACAGACGG ATTATTGAATACGAAAACCGCATCAGATCTTACTCAACCCCTGACAAAATATTCCGGTATTTTGCTACACTCCAAACCAAGATTGGAGGAGAGTGGGAGGTGTTCATGACACCTGAAGATTTTGTACGTTCAATCACTCCCAGTTTGAAACAACCTGAAG GTCTTGGTCTCGATCAATTCAAGAAGTTTGACCCAAAG AAGGAGAAGCTGAGGTGtaagaatgctgcagaagaCAGCATCTTCAACAAATTAGGACAGAGTGGACTGATTTCCTTTTCTGATTACATATTTCTCTTAACGATCCTGTCAA CTCCACAGCGGCAGTTTCAGATTGCATTCCGTATGTTCGACTTCAACGGAGATGGCGAGGTAGATCATGAGGAATTTGAGAAGGTGCAAATGATAATTCGATCACAGACCAGTGTGGGTCTACGCCACAGAGACCACTCTACGACAGGAAGTGTTGTGAAAGGTTTCAACTCAGCTCTCACCACCTACTTCTTTGGCACTGATTCGTCAGGAAAACTGACGATTGATAAGTTCCTCGAGTTTCAGGCACAGCTGCAGAAGGATGTCTTGAAGTTAGAG TTTGATCGCTTCGAGCCTGAGGATGGCAAAATCAAAGAGACTGAGTTGGCCGAGGCACTGATCACGTATTCTGGTTTCACTGATGTCAAGAGGACCAAGATGTTGAAGAGAGTCAAGAGAAAGTTTAAGGAAGATCCAAAG GGACTTGACTTTGAGGAGTATCTGAACTTCTTCCGCTTCTTGAAGCACATCAATGATGTGGACACGGCCCTTACTTTCTATCACGTGGCTGGAGCTTCTATCGACCAGG CCACACTAAAACATGTAGCGAAGACCGTGGCTCACATCACGTTGAGTGaccatgttgttgatgttgtcttCACTCTCTTTGATGAAAATG AGGACGGTGAGCTGAGTAACAAGGAGTTTGTTTCGGTGATGAAGCACAGATTGATGCGAGGCCTGGAGAAACCAAAGGACACTGGTTTGTGGAAGCTTGTCGGTGCAATGTGGAAGTGTGCAAAATCTCAGACTCCAACATTTTCGGAATCGTAG
- the LOC135490727 gene encoding calcium uptake protein 1, mitochondrial-like isoform X3 produces MALVRAAIRGLINKVPPSGPLRVMSLRTGQPSVMRPLLQISGTQLYVNKEVIDKQQRRWRNRYAGFGHRTRPASRNAIYYLCFLSGGLVITYLTNIPQWLGKKLEPKISKVDAATPPEAVESEEGTGAEEEKKKKRKRPGFRDRRIIEYENRIRSYSTPDKIFRYFATLQTKIGGEWEVFMTPEDFVRSITPSLKQPEGLGLDQFKKFDPKDIMTQKEKLRCKNAAEDSIFNKLGQSGLISFSDYIFLLTILSTPQRQFQIAFRMFDFNGDGEVDHEEFEKVQMIIRSQTSVGLRHRDHSTTGSVVKGFNSALTTYFFGTDSSGKLTIDKFLEFQAQLQKDVLKLEFDRFEPEDGKIKETELAEALITYSGFTDVKRTKMLKRVKRKFKEDPKGLDFEEYLNFFRFLKHINDVDTALTFYHVAGASIDQATLKHVAKTVAHITLSDHVVDVVFTLFDENEDGELSNKEFVSVMKHRLMRGLEKPKDTGLWKLVGAMWKCAKSQTPTFSES; encoded by the exons ATGGCTTTAGTGCGAGCTGCCATCCGGGGTCTGATAAATAAAGTCCCTCCATCAGGCCCACTGAGAGTTATGAGTCTTCGTACTGGCCAGCCATCAGTGATGCGGCCATTGTTGCAGATCTCTGGGACACAGCTTTACGTCAATAAAGAGGTCATAGATAAACAGCAAAGAAGGTGGAGAAATCGTTATGCAGGATTTGGTCATCGAACAAGACCAGCTTCAAGGAATGCGATTTATTATTTATGTTTTCTAAGTGGTGGGCTTGTTATAACCTATCTCACCAACAT CCCACAGTGGCTGGGGAAAAAACTGGAACCCAAAATCAGTAAAGTTGATGCAGCAACTCCTCCTGAGGCCGTGGAAAGTGAGGAAGGAACTGGAGCtgaggaagaaaagaaaaagaagcggAAACGCCCTGGATTCAGAGACAGACGG ATTATTGAATACGAAAACCGCATCAGATCTTACTCAACCCCTGACAAAATATTCCGGTATTTTGCTACACTCCAAACCAAGATTGGAGGAGAGTGGGAGGTGTTCATGACACCTGAAGATTTTGTACGTTCAATCACTCCCAGTTTGAAACAACCTGAAG GTCTTGGTCTCGATCAATTCAAGAAGTTTGACCCAAAG GATATCATGACGCAG AAGGAGAAGCTGAGGTGtaagaatgctgcagaagaCAGCATCTTCAACAAATTAGGACAGAGTGGACTGATTTCCTTTTCTGATTACATATTTCTCTTAACGATCCTGTCAA CTCCACAGCGGCAGTTTCAGATTGCATTCCGTATGTTCGACTTCAACGGAGATGGCGAGGTAGATCATGAGGAATTTGAGAAGGTGCAAATGATAATTCGATCACAGACCAGTGTGGGTCTACGCCACAGAGACCACTCTACGACAGGAAGTGTTGTGAAAGGTTTCAACTCAGCTCTCACCACCTACTTCTTTGGCACTGATTCGTCAGGAAAACTGACGATTGATAAGTTCCTCGAGTTTCAGGCACAGCTGCAGAAGGATGTCTTGAAGTTAGAG TTTGATCGCTTCGAGCCTGAGGATGGCAAAATCAAAGAGACTGAGTTGGCCGAGGCACTGATCACGTATTCTGGTTTCACTGATGTCAAGAGGACCAAGATGTTGAAGAGAGTCAAGAGAAAGTTTAAGGAAGATCCAAAG GGACTTGACTTTGAGGAGTATCTGAACTTCTTCCGCTTCTTGAAGCACATCAATGATGTGGACACGGCCCTTACTTTCTATCACGTGGCTGGAGCTTCTATCGACCAGG CCACACTAAAACATGTAGCGAAGACCGTGGCTCACATCACGTTGAGTGaccatgttgttgatgttgtcttCACTCTCTTTGATGAAAATG AGGACGGTGAGCTGAGTAACAAGGAGTTTGTTTCGGTGATGAAGCACAGATTGATGCGAGGCCTGGAGAAACCAAAGGACACTGGTTTGTGGAAGCTTGTCGGTGCAATGTGGAAGTGTGCAAAATCTCAGACTCCAACATTTTCGGAATCGTAG